Proteins encoded by one window of Porphyrobacter sp. YT40:
- the trpD gene encoding anthranilate phosphoribosyltransferase yields MSALPDVTVPLSEAEAEAAFGVLLDGAPSEDAIAEFLVALSARGETADEIAGAARALRARLIPIEAPEGAIDVCGTGGDGHHTLNVSTAVSLVVAACAVPVAKHGNRAASSKAGAADTLEALGLDMDAAGRTAEKTLAEIGICFLFAKNHHPAMARIQPIRVRIGQRTIFNLMGPLSNPAGVTSQLIGIARPAYVPIYAGAMARLGTGKSLIVSGDEGLDELSLAGGNEVAVVTGNAFTMERIDAAAAGIPHAPIEAIRGDDAKHNAAALKALLMGAPGPYRDAVLFNAAGALTVAGRGADWPERAAMAAEALDSGAALALLERWIALAK; encoded by the coding sequence ATGAGCGCCCTCCCCGACGTTACGGTCCCGCTCTCCGAGGCCGAGGCCGAAGCAGCCTTCGGCGTGCTGCTCGATGGCGCGCCCAGCGAAGACGCCATCGCCGAATTTCTCGTTGCCCTCTCGGCACGCGGCGAAACCGCTGATGAGATCGCGGGCGCGGCGCGGGCGCTCAGGGCGCGGCTGATCCCTATCGAGGCTCCCGAAGGCGCGATCGACGTCTGCGGCACGGGGGGCGACGGGCACCACACGCTCAATGTCTCGACTGCGGTGAGCCTCGTGGTCGCGGCATGCGCCGTGCCGGTCGCGAAGCACGGCAACCGCGCGGCCTCATCGAAGGCAGGCGCGGCGGACACATTGGAAGCGCTCGGGCTCGACATGGACGCCGCCGGGCGCACGGCGGAAAAGACTCTCGCCGAAATCGGCATCTGTTTCCTCTTCGCGAAGAACCATCACCCGGCGATGGCGCGTATCCAGCCCATCCGCGTGCGGATTGGGCAGCGCACGATCTTCAACCTGATGGGCCCGCTCTCCAACCCCGCCGGTGTGACGAGCCAGCTGATCGGCATCGCCCGGCCCGCATACGTGCCGATCTACGCCGGCGCGATGGCGCGGCTCGGCACCGGCAAATCGCTGATCGTCTCGGGCGACGAGGGACTCGACGAATTGAGCCTCGCTGGCGGGAACGAGGTCGCGGTAGTCACCGGCAACGCCTTTACGATGGAGCGTATTGATGCCGCAGCCGCAGGTATCCCCCACGCCCCGATCGAAGCGATCCGCGGCGACGATGCCAAGCACAACGCCGCCGCCCTCAAGGCACTGCTGATGGGCGCTCCCGGCCCCTATCGCGATGCGGTGCTGTTCAACGCCGCCGGTGCGCTGACCGTGGCCGGGCGCGGCGCCGACTGGCCCGAACGCGCCGCCATGGCCGCCGAGGCGCTCGACAGCGGGGCCGCGCTGGCCTTGCTCGAACGCTGGATTGCGCTAGCGAAGTGA
- the trpC gene encoding indole-3-glycerol phosphate synthase TrpC yields the protein MNKLEEICAAKREIVAARKQAIGDETLDRAIRMQTVPRGFEAALRARAESGYALIAEIKKASPSKGLIRADFRPAEHAAAYAAGGAACLSVLTDAPYFQGHEDYLVAARAACALPVLRKDFMVDPWQCREARAIGADAILIIVAALEDGAMAEIEAAATELGMDVLVEVHDEAELERAAATLKSRLIGINNRDLKTFTTSLATTERLAPLMPEGTLIVGESGINSHADCQRLEAAGVRTFLVGESLMRADDVAAATRALLEGAH from the coding sequence ATGAACAAGCTCGAAGAAATCTGCGCCGCCAAGCGCGAAATCGTCGCCGCCCGCAAGCAGGCAATCGGCGACGAAACCCTCGACCGCGCCATCCGGATGCAGACCGTGCCGCGCGGGTTCGAGGCCGCGCTGCGCGCCCGCGCCGAAAGCGGATATGCACTGATCGCCGAGATCAAGAAAGCCAGCCCCTCCAAGGGCCTCATCCGCGCCGATTTTCGCCCCGCCGAACATGCCGCCGCCTATGCAGCGGGCGGCGCCGCTTGCCTCTCTGTGTTGACCGACGCGCCCTATTTTCAGGGGCACGAGGATTACCTCGTCGCCGCCCGCGCGGCCTGCGCCCTGCCGGTGCTGCGCAAGGACTTCATGGTCGATCCCTGGCAATGCCGCGAAGCGCGGGCGATCGGGGCGGATGCGATCCTGATCATCGTCGCCGCGCTCGAAGACGGCGCGATGGCCGAGATCGAGGCCGCCGCCACCGAACTCGGCATGGATGTGCTGGTCGAAGTCCATGACGAGGCCGAGCTGGAACGCGCCGCCGCCACGCTCAAATCGCGCCTGATCGGGATCAACAACCGCGATCTCAAGACGTTCACCACAAGTCTCGCGACGACCGAGCGGCTTGCGCCGCTGATGCCCGAAGGCACGCTGATCGTCGGCGAAAGCGGGATCAACAGCCACGCCGATTGCCAGCGGCTCGAAGCGGCGGGCGTGCGCACCTTTCTGGTCGGCGAAAGCCTGATGCGCGCCGATGATGTCGCAGCAGCGACCCGCGCGTTGCTCGAAGGCGCGCACTGA
- the moaC gene encoding cyclic pyranopterin monophosphate synthase MoaC, whose amino-acid sequence MNGEATRLTHLGEDGAAHMVDVGAKPATARRAVASGRITMSQAALAAIREGNAPKGDVLGTARIAGITAAKRTGDLIPLCHPLGLEAVNIDFAFEDSAIRATATASLTGKTGVEMEAMTAVSVALLTIYDMAKAIDKGMVIEGVRLIAKSGGKSGEWTAAP is encoded by the coding sequence ATGAACGGCGAGGCCACGCGACTCACCCACCTCGGCGAGGACGGCGCGGCGCATATGGTCGATGTCGGGGCCAAGCCCGCCACCGCGCGCCGTGCAGTCGCCTCGGGGCGGATCACCATGTCGCAGGCGGCGCTCGCGGCGATCCGCGAAGGCAATGCGCCCAAGGGCGATGTGCTGGGCACCGCGCGCATTGCCGGGATCACGGCGGCCAAGCGCACCGGCGATCTGATTCCGCTCTGCCACCCGCTCGGGCTGGAAGCGGTCAATATCGACTTCGCTTTCGAAGACAGCGCAATCCGCGCTACCGCCACCGCCTCGCTCACCGGCAAGACCGGGGTGGAAATGGAAGCGATGACAGCCGTTTCCGTGGCACTCCTCACAATCTACGACATGGCCAAGGCGATCGACAAGGGCATGGTGATCGAAGGCGTGCGCCTGATCGCCAAGAGCGGCGGCAAGTCGGGCGAATGGACCGCCGCGCCGTGA